A portion of the Treponema rectale genome contains these proteins:
- a CDS encoding UDP-N-acetylglucosamine--N-acetylmuramyl-(pentapeptide) pyrophosphoryl-undecaprenol N-acetylglucosamine transferase, which yields MKKNNDIIKIVFAGGGTGGHIYPGIAVADELKVLAEKEGKKIELYWMGNSSGMDRGIVEKNLVSCGGSITSFIGIPSGKLRRYFSFRNFLDLFKIGFGFIKSIFVLLKLKPDCLFSKGGFVSVPPCRAAALLKIPYFTHECDFTPGLATRLNAGRAKNIFVSYEDTKKYLKGALASKCLVTGNPVRPVFYEDRKTDGLKFLGISENHEKPVLLVLGGSLGAAQVNSLIVSELEYLKERFIVVHQTGKAFAEENPDIMASGDDSYKPYAFIYGEMPAVIQSADVIVARAGANSLWECAVCGKPMILIPLCGAGTRGDQVDNARYFESNGAAVVLAGEDATAENLRKGVEKFSEKEVRDSYGKSALSMCSRKSALEIATIILSEVRS from the coding sequence ATGAAAAAAAACAATGACATTATAAAAATAGTATTTGCAGGCGGCGGAACAGGCGGCCATATTTATCCTGGAATTGCAGTTGCTGATGAACTTAAGGTTCTTGCTGAGAAAGAAGGTAAAAAGATAGAGCTTTACTGGATGGGAAATTCTTCCGGCATGGACAGGGGAATCGTTGAGAAGAATCTTGTATCCTGCGGCGGAAGCATAACTTCATTCATCGGAATTCCTTCCGGAAAACTCAGACGGTATTTTTCTTTCAGAAATTTTCTTGATCTTTTTAAAATAGGTTTTGGTTTTATAAAATCCATATTCGTTTTATTAAAGCTTAAACCGGACTGCCTTTTTTCTAAGGGCGGTTTTGTAAGTGTTCCTCCCTGCAGGGCTGCGGCTTTGCTTAAAATTCCTTATTTTACTCATGAATGTGATTTTACTCCGGGACTTGCGACACGGCTTAATGCCGGACGGGCAAAAAATATTTTTGTTTCTTATGAAGATACAAAAAAATACTTAAAGGGCGCACTTGCCTCAAAATGCCTTGTAACCGGTAATCCTGTAAGACCGGTTTTTTATGAAGACAGAAAAACTGATGGATTAAAATTTCTTGGAATTTCGGAGAATCATGAAAAGCCTGTACTTCTGGTTCTCGGGGGCAGTCTTGGAGCTGCTCAGGTTAATTCCCTTATTGTTTCTGAACTTGAGTATTTAAAGGAACGTTTTATTGTCGTTCATCAGACAGGTAAGGCTTTTGCAGAAGAAAATCCTGACATCATGGCTTCGGGAGATGACAGTTACAAGCCTTATGCCTTTATTTACGGAGAAATGCCGGCTGTAATTCAAAGTGCGGATGTAATCGTTGCCAGGGCAGGTGCCAATTCTTTATGGGAATGTGCTGTCTGCGGAAAGCCTATGATTCTTATTCCTTTATGCGGAGCCGGAACAAGAGGGGATCAGGTTGATAATGCCCGTTATTTTGAAAGTAACGGTGCTGCCGTCGTTCTTGCAGGTGAAGATGCAACTGCAGAAAATCTTCGTAAAGGCGTAGAAAAGTTTTCTGAAAAAGAAGTGCGGGACTCTTACGGAAAATCCGCCCTTTCCATGTGCAGCCGTAAAAGTGCACTTGAAATTGCTACAATCATTCTTTCGGAGGTCCGTTCTTGA
- a CDS encoding CvpA family protein, which produces MTYDIIFLLVVFFCMMMGLIKGFINSVFGMGAPVAAIWVSVFFYKKLAVYLAEFIKSDAAVLILAFLIIFILVFLMLKVFQQLVNKVFGGEIFRSLDRILGVLFGFAEGIALVIMIIFVISIIPEQKFNEGVKESHSYHMVGKFVSFPKVHIPKVTK; this is translated from the coding sequence TTGACTTACGATATAATCTTTCTCCTTGTAGTTTTTTTCTGCATGATGATGGGGCTGATAAAAGGTTTTATTAATTCTGTATTCGGTATGGGAGCTCCTGTAGCTGCAATATGGGTATCGGTATTTTTTTACAAGAAACTTGCCGTTTATCTTGCTGAATTCATAAAATCAGATGCTGCCGTCCTCATACTTGCTTTTCTTATTATTTTTATACTTGTATTCCTTATGCTTAAGGTTTTTCAGCAGCTGGTCAATAAGGTTTTCGGAGGAGAAATATTCCGGTCCCTTGACAGAATTCTTGGAGTGCTTTTCGGGTTTGCAGAAGGAATTGCCCTTGTGATAATGATTATTTTTGTGATTTCAATCATACCGGAACAGAAATTTAATGAAGGGGTAAAGGAATCACATTCATATCATATGGTCGGAAAATTTGTTTCATTTCCGAAAGTTCATATTCCTAAGGTGACAAAGTAA
- a CDS encoding flagellar hook-length control protein FliK, whose protein sequence is MQNLAVISAPKEKSEILSVNAPGTKSLQKKNVSSGFSEMLSEISSAMEKKDVTESTVQKESPAADRKVKKDVSGEESRKEVSSEKERSISRKADFPDDGKVQDTVEKEISQNASFFVESVLPASDTSDVIPDSENLMPEMSVNNTDVSEDEGLNLSSAQIDFLYKTKKTDDFESLIDNAEDFVAGDRTQELLNNAQNLSLENPDKFLVMAEQVNENVMASEISEESLMPFNLNAADDKAAEGEDVLAEGLKTGVQKKDGVFTVFDNRSNDEKAAALEEASPLKIKVSEKDSSSVDMTLNLGQQHAAQNITSSTSQAAAADGSTFQQMLSQTIQHNAPEFVKAGNIVLRDNTSGSINMILKPESLGNVKVSLQLSDKVITGQIVVATKEAFEAFKENLDTLRQAFQQSGFENAQFELSFADNSQSGAFAGQQNPQQQMNQFLSNRAYSRFVPVENDSSSTDSRYYDTGDSRVDVVA, encoded by the coding sequence ATGCAGAACCTAGCGGTTATTTCAGCACCTAAAGAAAAGTCTGAAATTCTCAGTGTAAATGCACCCGGTACAAAATCTCTACAGAAAAAAAACGTCAGTTCAGGTTTTTCTGAAATGCTTTCTGAAATTTCGTCTGCAATGGAAAAGAAAGACGTTACCGAAAGTACTGTTCAGAAAGAAAGTCCTGCCGCTGACAGGAAGGTAAAGAAGGATGTCTCCGGTGAAGAAAGCCGGAAAGAGGTCTCTTCTGAAAAAGAACGTTCCATATCCAGAAAAGCAGACTTCCCTGATGACGGAAAAGTTCAGGACACTGTCGAAAAAGAAATTTCCCAGAATGCATCATTCTTTGTTGAATCTGTACTTCCAGCATCAGATACATCTGATGTAATTCCTGATTCAGAAAACCTTATGCCTGAAATGTCTGTAAATAATACTGATGTTTCAGAAGATGAAGGATTAAATCTTAGCAGTGCACAGATTGATTTTCTTTATAAGACAAAAAAAACAGATGATTTTGAATCTCTTATAGATAATGCTGAAGATTTTGTAGCAGGTGACAGGACTCAGGAACTTTTAAATAATGCCCAGAATCTTTCTCTTGAAAATCCTGATAAATTTCTTGTAATGGCGGAACAGGTTAATGAAAATGTGATGGCTTCTGAAATCTCAGAAGAAAGCCTTATGCCTTTTAACCTGAATGCTGCAGATGATAAAGCTGCTGAAGGTGAAGATGTTCTGGCAGAGGGGCTTAAGACCGGGGTACAGAAGAAAGACGGAGTTTTTACTGTTTTCGATAACCGCAGTAATGATGAAAAAGCTGCCGCTTTAGAAGAAGCTTCACCCCTTAAAATAAAAGTTTCAGAAAAGGATTCTTCCTCAGTTGATATGACTCTTAACCTGGGTCAGCAGCATGCCGCTCAGAATATTACATCTTCTACTTCACAGGCTGCTGCAGCTGACGGATCTACTTTTCAGCAGATGCTTTCCCAGACCATTCAGCATAATGCTCCTGAATTCGTAAAAGCAGGAAATATTGTTCTCAGGGATAATACCAGCGGCTCGATAAACATGATTCTTAAGCCGGAGAGCTTAGGAAATGTTAAGGTCAGCCTTCAACTTTCCGATAAAGTAATTACAGGGCAGATTGTCGTTGCCACAAAAGAAGCATTCGAGGCCTTCAAGGAGAATCTCGATACTTTGCGGCAGGCTTTCCAGCAGAGTGGATTTGAAAATGCGCAGTTTGAACTAAGCTTTGCAGATAATTCACAGAGTGGAGCTTTTGCCGGGCAGCAGAACCCTCAGCAGCAGATGAATCAGTTTCTTTCGAACAGGGCGTATTCCCGCTTTGTTCCTGTAGAAAATGATTCTTCTTCAACGGACAGCAGGTATTATGATACCGGTGATTCCAGAGTAGACGTGGTTGCATAA
- the flgE gene encoding flagellar hook protein FlgE → MMRSLYAGVSGLQNHQTRMDVIGNNISNVNTYGFKKGRVSFQDMISQQIGGASKPQEELGGVNPKEVGLGMSVATIDTIFTQGNLQSTGNTTDIAISGNGFFVLKNGDETFYTRAGVFGVDSNGTLVNPGNGLRVQGWMAQNVNGQQVVRTSATPTDLVIPVGQKDPPHATENVHYFCNLDKNMPEIPENPTDEQIENGTWPTTVKIYDSFGNEHIMAMNFRKVPGNPNQWTVTVDVDPNGEFNTNTRIGMGTTDGVENTYTLNFDNTGKLVSVMDSAGNVSNEQGEIILQTSFEVADANPDADGNPYRQTFNLNLGTIGSMENTVTQSASKSTTKANFQDGYKLGYLDTFRIDNSGIITGVYSNGSTRTIGQIAMASFTNQGGLEKKGDNTYVESINSGMANIGESGTAGKGSMISGTLEMSNVDLSEQLTDMIVTQRGFESNAKTIQTGDSMLETIINLKR, encoded by the coding sequence ATGATGAGATCACTTTATGCTGGTGTTTCAGGTTTGCAGAATCATCAGACACGTATGGACGTAATCGGAAACAACATTTCCAACGTTAATACATACGGTTTTAAGAAAGGACGCGTCAGCTTTCAGGATATGATCAGCCAGCAGATCGGAGGTGCATCTAAACCTCAGGAAGAGCTTGGCGGCGTTAACCCTAAAGAAGTTGGACTGGGTATGAGTGTTGCAACTATTGATACGATTTTTACCCAGGGTAACCTTCAGTCTACAGGTAATACGACTGATATTGCCATTTCCGGAAACGGTTTCTTTGTACTTAAAAACGGAGATGAGACTTTCTATACAAGAGCCGGTGTATTTGGTGTTGATTCCAACGGAACTCTTGTTAATCCTGGAAACGGACTTCGCGTACAGGGATGGATGGCTCAGAATGTAAACGGACAGCAGGTTGTACGCACTTCAGCAACTCCTACTGATCTTGTAATTCCTGTAGGTCAGAAAGATCCTCCTCATGCAACAGAAAATGTTCACTACTTCTGTAACCTTGACAAGAACATGCCTGAGATTCCGGAAAATCCTACTGACGAACAGATTGAAAACGGAACCTGGCCAACAACTGTAAAGATTTATGACAGCTTCGGAAATGAACATATCATGGCAATGAATTTCCGTAAGGTTCCGGGTAATCCAAATCAGTGGACTGTAACAGTAGATGTAGATCCTAACGGAGAATTCAATACAAACACACGTATCGGAATGGGAACTACAGACGGTGTAGAAAATACCTATACCCTTAATTTTGACAATACAGGTAAACTTGTATCAGTAATGGATAGTGCCGGAAACGTTTCTAATGAACAGGGAGAAATTATTCTTCAGACTTCATTTGAAGTAGCTGATGCAAATCCTGACGCAGACGGAAATCCGTACCGTCAGACTTTTAACCTTAATCTTGGAACAATCGGCAGCATGGAAAACACTGTAACCCAGAGTGCTTCCAAGTCTACAACAAAGGCAAATTTCCAGGACGGATATAAACTCGGTTATCTTGATACTTTCAGAATTGACAACAGCGGAATCATTACCGGAGTTTATTCTAACGGTTCTACCCGTACAATCGGTCAGATTGCAATGGCAAGCTTTACAAACCAGGGCGGTCTTGAAAAGAAGGGTGATAATACTTACGTAGAAAGCATTAACTCAGGTATGGCAAACATTGGTGAAAGCGGTACTGCAGGAAAGGGAAGTATGATTTCCGGAACACTTGAAATGTCAAACGTTGACCTTTCTGAACAGCTTACCGACATGATTGTTACACAGCGTGGATTTGAATCAAATGCAAAGACTATTCAGACAGGTGATTCCATGCTTGAGACAATCATTAATCTTAAGCGCTAA
- the flgD gene encoding flagellar hook assembly protein FlgD: protein MAVNNETVSLNTRMSPEEISALDMTVDFENKKNTIGDRQVSQSLGKDDFLKLLIAQLTNQDPTSPMENTEFIAQMAQFSSLEQMTNMNQEFSKLNSMLVSSQAVGTIGKTVDIDLNGAVVSGTVDAVTYGSNPQVKVNNMYYDMKKITAVYGE, encoded by the coding sequence ATGGCAGTTAACAATGAGACAGTAAGTCTGAATACCAGAATGTCCCCGGAAGAAATTTCTGCATTAGACATGACGGTGGATTTTGAAAACAAGAAAAATACCATCGGAGACAGACAGGTAAGTCAGTCATTAGGAAAAGATGATTTTCTTAAACTTCTGATTGCCCAGCTTACAAATCAGGATCCTACATCGCCAATGGAAAATACTGAGTTCATTGCACAGATGGCACAGTTTTCTTCCCTTGAGCAGATGACAAACATGAATCAGGAATTTTCAAAACTGAATTCAATGCTGGTTTCTTCACAGGCTGTAGGAACAATCGGAAAGACTGTTGATATAGACCTTAATGGTGCTGTTGTAAGCGGAACTGTTGATGCCGTTACTTATGGAAGTAATCCTCAGGTAAAGGTTAACAACATGTATTACGATATGAAAAAGATAACCGCTGTTTACGGTGAATGA
- the eno gene encoding phosphopyruvate hydratase → MKSTKIVKVIGREIIDSRGNPTVEAEVHLEDGTVALGTAPSGASTGEFEALELRDGDKSKFGGKGVSKAVNNVNTVINSAVTGLDAADTYAVDAAMLKADGTKDKSKLGANAILAVSIACARAASYSLQIPLYRFLGGVQGTKLPVPMMNILNGGAHADSAVDTQEFMIMPAGAPSFKEGLRWCTEVFHKLQALIKEMGDVTAVGDEGGFAPNKLKSDEEAIEKILEAVKAAGYEPGKDFMIAMDAASSEWKSPKGKGFYHQPKSGKDFTTDELIAHWEALVDKYPIISIEDGLDEEDWEGWVKMTQKIGHKVQLVGDDLFVTNVERLAKGIKLGAGNSILIKLNQIGSVSETLEAIKMAHKAGYTAISSHRSGETEDTTIADLAVALNTCQIKTGAPSRTERVAKYNQLLRIEEELGDSACYPGFGAYNIKK, encoded by the coding sequence ATGAAATCCACTAAAATCGTTAAAGTAATCGGAAGGGAAATTATTGATTCCCGCGGTAATCCTACTGTAGAAGCAGAAGTTCATCTTGAAGACGGAACCGTTGCTTTAGGTACAGCTCCAAGCGGTGCCTCTACCGGAGAATTTGAAGCTCTTGAACTTCGTGACGGAGATAAGTCAAAGTTCGGCGGAAAGGGAGTTTCTAAAGCTGTAAACAATGTAAATACAGTAATTAACTCTGCGGTAACAGGGCTTGATGCTGCTGACACTTATGCCGTTGATGCTGCCATGCTTAAAGCTGACGGTACAAAAGATAAGTCTAAACTTGGTGCAAATGCAATTCTTGCCGTATCAATTGCCTGTGCAAGGGCTGCAAGTTATTCACTCCAGATTCCACTTTACCGCTTTTTAGGCGGTGTTCAGGGAACAAAACTTCCTGTTCCTATGATGAACATTCTTAATGGCGGTGCTCATGCAGATTCTGCCGTTGATACTCAGGAATTCATGATTATGCCTGCAGGAGCTCCTTCCTTCAAAGAAGGCCTTCGCTGGTGTACGGAAGTATTCCACAAGCTTCAGGCCCTTATTAAGGAAATGGGGGATGTTACCGCTGTAGGCGATGAAGGTGGTTTTGCTCCTAACAAACTTAAGAGTGATGAAGAGGCAATTGAAAAGATTCTTGAAGCTGTTAAGGCTGCCGGTTATGAACCTGGAAAGGATTTTATGATTGCAATGGATGCAGCTTCTTCTGAATGGAAATCTCCTAAAGGCAAAGGTTTCTATCATCAGCCAAAATCAGGAAAAGATTTTACGACCGATGAACTTATTGCTCACTGGGAAGCACTTGTTGACAAGTATCCTATCATTTCAATTGAAGACGGTCTTGATGAAGAAGACTGGGAAGGCTGGGTAAAGATGACTCAAAAAATCGGCCATAAGGTTCAGCTTGTAGGTGATGACCTTTTCGTAACTAATGTTGAACGCCTTGCAAAAGGAATTAAACTTGGAGCAGGAAATTCAATCCTCATAAAGCTTAATCAGATCGGTTCGGTTTCTGAAACTCTTGAGGCAATTAAAATGGCACATAAGGCAGGTTATACGGCAATTTCTTCACACCGTTCAGGTGAAACTGAAGATACTACGATTGCAGATCTTGCAGTTGCCCTTAATACCTGTCAGATAAAAACAGGTGCTCCAAGCCGTACGGAACGTGTTGCAAAATACAATCAGCTTCTCCGTATTGAGGAAGAACTGGGGGACAGTGCCTGTTATCCTGGTTTTGGTGCATATAATATTAAAAAATAA